TGACGGCGGCGTTCAATCGCAACCTCCTGACCCGGATCAACCGGGAACTCGCCGGGCGCTTCAACCTCGATGCCTTCGCTCACCGCGCCGTGTTCAACCCGCAGGCATCGCGGATCGAGATGCATCTCGTCGCCCGGGACGCGCAGGCGGTGCGCGTCGGTTCCGACACCTTCACCTTCGCGGCGGGCGAGACGATCCACACGGAGAGCAGCTACAAATATACGCCGACGACCTTCCGGGAATTGGCGGAACGGGCCGGCTGGACATGGCTTACCGTGTGGACTGATCCGGACGCGCTGTTCTCGGTCCACGCCCTGCGGCTGGACTGAGGAGCGCCGGCGACCGGGGGGCCGCCACAGAGGACGCGTCGATGCGTTTCAGGCCCCCATGGTTCTTTCTCGTCGCGCCGACGCTCGGTGCCCTGGCCGGCCTGATGTACGGAGCGATCTTCGAGGTCGGTCCGCTCACGGGCGCGGCGATCCGTGGCGCCATCATCGGCACGCCGATCATGCTCTACGAGCGCCGTCTCCTGCTCCCACGCCTGCGGGAGCGGATCCGAGGCCTTGCGACGCCGCTGTTCCTGCTCGCCACCGTGGCGATCTACATCGCGATGATCGTCATCGGCAACGCGGTCGCCAGCACCATCCTGAACCGCCTGTTCCGCTTCATGTACAGCGAGCGCAACGCGATGCTGATGACGGATACGGGTCTGCTCTACGCGCTCGGCATCTCGGCCATCGTGGTTTTCGTTTTCCGCGTCCGCGACCTGATCGGACCGGGCGTGTTCGCCAACCTGCTGATCGGCCGCTACCACCGGCCGATCAGCGAGGAGCGTATCTTCCTCTTCCTCGACGTCACCGGCTCGACCCGCTTCGCCGACCGGTACGGCGACCGCGCTGCCCAGGCCTATCTCGGGCAGGTCTTCAACGCCCTGGCCCTACCGGTCTCCCGCACGCGCGGCTCCATCGACGACTATATCGGCGACCTCGCGCTGGTGACCTGGACGATGGAGCGGGGCCTGCGCGACGCGGCGTGCCTGCGCTGCGTCTTCGATTTCGCCGCGCGGCTCAACGCCGAGGCGGAGAGTTGGCGCAGCCGCTTCGGGCAGGTGCCGGAATTCCGCGCCGCGCTCCATTGCGGCCCGGTCGTCACCGCCGAGATCGGACTGGAACGCCACAAGATCGCGTATTTCGGCGACGTCGTGAACACCACGGCACGGTTGGAGACGCTGTCCAAGTCGCTGGGCGTCCACGTCCTCGTCTCGGCCGATCTCCTCGACCGGATCGGACAGCTGCCGGACGACCTCGAGGCGGAGGATCTCGGCGCCCATACCCTGCGCGGGCGGGAGGAAGCCCTGGTGGTGGCCGCGGTTCGGCATCGAACGCCCGTTCCGTTTCCGGCGGCAGCGCCGCGCCGGGCGGCCGTGACGGGCTGATCAGGCGCCCAACACCTTCAGCACGTCGCGGGCGGCCCGGCCGCCGTCGAGGGTCGCGCCGCCGACCGTCATGGCGCCGCCGCCGGCCAGCGCCTCCCCGGCGAAGAACACCCGTCCGCCTACCGGTTCGCGCAGCCGGTCGCGGGCGTCGGCGTGGCCCGGCACGACGATCGAGTAGGACCCGCGGGCCTGCGGATCCGTCCACCAGCCGGCGAGCCGACCGGCCAGCACGACGCCCCGGGCCTTGTCGCCCAGGATCGCGCCGAGTCGTTCGGTGGCGAGTGCCACCGCCGCAGCTTCTCCGGCGCGGCAGAGGTCGCGGGCGAGATCGCCGCCGAGATTGGCGACTGCCAGCGGGCGGCCGAACGGAGCCATCTCGAGGTAGAGGGTCGGTCCGCCGGCCGCGACCGAGACCGCGTCGCCCAGGGCCGCCGGGTCGATCTTCGCCGGGTCGAGGCTAAGTCCGATCTTCGTGTAGGCACCCATGCGCAGCCCATCCAGCGCAGCCCGCGCGGAGTCCGGGAGGCCCGGCGTGAACCGGATCGCGCCCTCCCTCAGGACGCCGACCGGGACCGTGACGATGACGGCCGCCGCCGTCAGGGTGCCGCGCGCCGTCTCGACCCGCACATCCCGTTCGGACCAGTCGATCGCCCGGACGGCGCAGCCGAGGCTTACCGGCACGTCGGAGAAGTGCCGCGCGACGAGGTCGCCGTAGCCGTCGACCCACAGGTCGCTGCCAGACCAGAGGCGATCGTAATCGACCGCCGAGACGCGCTCCGGATCTTCGCCCAGCGACAGCCGGCTCAAGCCCGCGGCGGCCTGTTCAGCATCGGGGCCGCCGGCGCGGGCTGCCTCCGCCAGCGACGGGTCGCCCTTGCCCTTCGGGTCCAGCAGGGCATCGAGGCCGGAGAAGCCGGCGCGCCGCTTGGCCTTCTCGGCGTCGGTGGCCGGCCGCCCGTCGATCGTGAGGCTGCGCGCCCAGCCGTCCTCGCGGGCAAAGCGGACCGCTGCCTGCCGGGCGATCGGCGCCCAGGGATTGTGCTCGGCCCAGTGAATATACTCGGCGCCCGCATCGAAGGGGCAGTCGGGACCGAGCGCCCTGTCGGTGAAGGCGCGACCGCCGATCCGGTCCCGAGCCTCGACCAGCGTGAAGTTCTGTCCGGCCGCACGCAGGGCGGAGGCGGCCGCGAGGCCGGCCGCACCGGCGCCGACGATCACCACCGGGCCGCCGCGCGCAGCCGCGCGCAGGGCCGGGGCCGCCAGCACCGCAGATGCGAGGATCGAGCGTCGGGTCGGTCTCAGTCGAGCCGGGTTCATGGCGCCTCCGCCCGGACAGGTCCCGGAGCCCGCGGACCACGGTAAACGACGGGACAACCTCGGACCGGCTGTCCCGCTCACACCTTCGTCCTGAGATGCCGCGCGATCGGAGATCGCGGGGTCTCGACGGAGCCGTCCGGGGAGCGCGCGGCCCGGCCCCTCGTTGAAGGCGGCTACGCCCCGTCTCGGAATGAGGGCGTGGGTCGGAGGGGCCACGTCAGACAGGTCTGAGGCCGCCTTTCGAGACGATCCTCTAGCCGCGCCCGGCCGGGTTGCTCGAACGCTTCTCCATCATCGCCTTGACCTGCATCAGCTGGTCCCAGACCTGTCCCGGCGACGTCCCGAAGAAGCTGAAGCCCGCGTTGACGCCCCAGTAGACGCCGAAACAGATCAGCGGCACCAGAAACCAGGAGAGGACCTCCTCGCCGCGCTTGCGCCGACGGCGGCGCTTGCGGCGCTCCTCGCGCCAGGTCGGCTTTTTCGGGGGCGCCGGCTGCGCGACGGGGGACAGGGGTCCCTCGTGCAAGTTGTCAGTCATCGGGCGCCTCCTCGCCGCGGCGCATTCGCGTCGCGGCGGTCATAGACCGGCGGATCCTGGTCCGGAAGGCCGCCGGCCGGCGTGCACACCATTAGGCGCGCACGAGTGGCACCTTCGGCACGGTCTTGACGCCGCCGGAGCCGCCCCCGCCCTTGTTGTCCTTCGGCGTCTTCTTCCGTGACGCGGTGCGGGGCTTGGTGCGCTTGTGGCGCTTGGCGGCGTTGGTCACATCCTTCTCGGGCTTGGGCGTGACCGGACCGGCCGGAAAGTCGAAGCCCAGGCTGTCCTTGGCGCCGGCCTTGGCCTCAGCGTCCTCCGGCTTGCGCACCACCACGCGAACCGCGCCGCCGTCCTTCAGCTTGCCGAACAGCACCTCGTCGGCGAGCGGAGTCTTGATGGTCGACTGGATCAGCCGGGCCATCGGGCGCGCGCCCATCGCGTCATCGTAGCCGTGCTCCACCAGCCAGTCCCGTGCCTCGTCCGAGAGCTCGATGGTGACGTTGCGATCGGCGAGCTGCGCCTCGAGCTGGAGG
The sequence above is drawn from the Methylobacterium mesophilicum SR1.6/6 genome and encodes:
- a CDS encoding adenylate/guanylate cyclase domain-containing protein, whose translation is MRFRPPWFFLVAPTLGALAGLMYGAIFEVGPLTGAAIRGAIIGTPIMLYERRLLLPRLRERIRGLATPLFLLATVAIYIAMIVIGNAVASTILNRLFRFMYSERNAMLMTDTGLLYALGISAIVVFVFRVRDLIGPGVFANLLIGRYHRPISEERIFLFLDVTGSTRFADRYGDRAAQAYLGQVFNALALPVSRTRGSIDDYIGDLALVTWTMERGLRDAACLRCVFDFAARLNAEAESWRSRFGQVPEFRAALHCGPVVTAEIGLERHKIAYFGDVVNTTARLETLSKSLGVHVLVSADLLDRIGQLPDDLEAEDLGAHTLRGREEALVVAAVRHRTPVPFPAAAPRRAAVTG
- a CDS encoding flavin monoamine oxidase family protein; this translates as MNPARLRPTRRSILASAVLAAPALRAAARGGPVVIVGAGAAGLAAASALRAAGQNFTLVEARDRIGGRAFTDRALGPDCPFDAGAEYIHWAEHNPWAPIARQAAVRFAREDGWARSLTIDGRPATDAEKAKRRAGFSGLDALLDPKGKGDPSLAEAARAGGPDAEQAAAGLSRLSLGEDPERVSAVDYDRLWSGSDLWVDGYGDLVARHFSDVPVSLGCAVRAIDWSERDVRVETARGTLTAAAVIVTVPVGVLREGAIRFTPGLPDSARAALDGLRMGAYTKIGLSLDPAKIDPAALGDAVSVAAGGPTLYLEMAPFGRPLAVANLGGDLARDLCRAGEAAAVALATERLGAILGDKARGVVLAGRLAGWWTDPQARGSYSIVVPGHADARDRLREPVGGRVFFAGEALAGGGAMTVGGATLDGGRAARDVLKVLGA